The following coding sequences are from one Lolium rigidum isolate FL_2022 chromosome 6, APGP_CSIRO_Lrig_0.1, whole genome shotgun sequence window:
- the LOC124666147 gene encoding receptor like protein 22-like: protein MFGVKPLALIDWLLLPFLAVLPTLATSGVHGEGNLTLRCHPDQAAILLQLKQSFSSCRYPSPLESWQDGTDCCFWDGVGCSNSSGHVTSLELSGYGLYSEGLDPAIFKLTSLQLLDLSMNNFGPYSLPASGFERLSLLTHLNLSKSVFRGQIPAGIGKLANLISLDLSTTYDDAPDDYVYRFDAIFFDVVLPWLQGPNFQILVGNLRNLRELYLDFVDMSSSRDWCHTLAKFLPDLRVISLRHCNLVGPICMSLSTLHSLTVINLEGNFGISAAPFPEFFMDFLNLSVLNLAGTNLQGPFPRKTFKSKSLRLLDLSVNRGLLGHVPNFANTSSLEAMMLDGTNFYFAQPSSFSNFKYLKVLSLDVSFVHVEPQPSLSILRSVQHLELSQMDSTRNLGPIFSWIEDLQNLRTLKLHRVNFAETSSSSIAKLKSLRSLTFSECSFTRPLLSTLGNLVNLRSLEIFNCIFGGPIPSAIGNLTNLRSLKINGCNFFGSIPSSIGNLMSLRNLEINCITEYLDILVGSFGPIPAAVGNLSNLESLDINYCGFSGTIPDEVGLLKKLTVLRIGQCSLSGRIPNSMVNLTRLIDLDLSSNLLSGELPTSLFTTPPLQRLDIHSNQLSGSIQEFNVTSSHMVYVDLSINQLTGNIPESFFQLKSLAYIDIGWNNLVGVVDLSSFWRLESVIYLCLSHNDLSVTDMDGEGSSSLSTNLPRVTNLGLASCNLTRFPSSLAHLNQMSSLDLSCNRISGAIPKWIWATWNRSLTYLNLSHNMLSTMQLNSYVLPFNRLHTLDLSSNQLQGQIPMPSPPAVYLYYSNNSFSSVLPNFTLYLAYEFRISRNNISGHIPDSICGSVISILDLSFNNFSGRIPSCLIEDGHASVLSLRDNQFEGVLPNNIKDQCNLHTLDLNNNKIKGKLSMTLTKCLQLEFLDIGNNRMVGTFPSWLGKLPVLRVLVLRSNRFYGSMGGYLDRDDKSGEYFSSLQILDLASNNFFGNLSSHLFEGLESMMTEMNTTGHIVTYEGGFHGHPYQDTVTIAYKSIYRTFDKILTTLTTIDLSNNSFDGAIPESLGRLVSLHVLNLSSNAFTGHIPHELGRMTQLESLDLSRNQLSGDIPEELTNLNFVGILNLCNNQLVGKIPRSGQFSTFQNSSFEGNLGLCGPPLSNPCSFSPAPPSVAHVEKSSNVDVMLFLFIGLGFGTGFAVAILLRCGRTDKCLVKSARGLRT, encoded by the exons ATGTTTGGAGTTAAGCCACTGGCTTTGATCGATTGGTTGCTACTACCATTTCTTGCAGTGCTTCCCACACTAGCCACCTCCGGCGTCCACGGTGAGGGTAACCTCACTCTCCGATGTCATCCAGACCAGGCTGCAATCCTCCTCCAACTAAAGCAATCCTTCTCATCCTGCCGTTACCCTAGCCCCCTTGAGTCATGGCAGGATGGCACTGACTGCTGCTTTTGGGATGGTGTTGGCTGCAGCAACTCCTCGGGCCATGTCACTTCTTTGGAACTCAGTGGGTATGGCTTGTATAGTGAGGGCCTTGACCCTGCGATCTTCAAGCTCACCTCGCTCCAACTACTTGACCTTAGCATGAATAATTTTGGCCCATACAGTCTCCCGGCAAGTGGGTTTGAGAGGCTCTCCTTGCTCACCCACCTTAACCTCTCAAAGTCAGTCTTTCGCGGTCAGATACCTGCTGGCATCGGCAAACTTGCCAACCTTATCTCCTTGGATCTTTCCACTACCTATGATGACGCTCCCGATGATTATGTTTATCGCTTTGATGCCATCTTTTTTGATGTTGTTTTGCCCTGGCTGCAGGGTCCCAACTTCCAGATCCTAGTTGGCAACCTTAGAAATCTCAGAGAGCTCTACCTTGATTTCGTGGATATGTCTAGCAGCAGAGATTGGTGCCATACTCTTGCTAAATTTCTTCCTGATCTTCGAGTCATTAGTTTGAGGCACTGTAATCTCGTTGGTCCTATTTGTATGTCCCTCTCAACCCTCCACTCCCTAACTGTGATCAACCTCGAAGGCAACTTCGGTATATCTGCTGCTCCCTTTCCAGAGTTTTTCATGGATTTTCTCAATTTAAGTGTGCTCAACCTTGCTGGCACAAATCTCCAAGGGCCGTTCCCTCGTAAAACCTTCAAATCAAAATCTCTACGCCTTCTTGATTTATCTGTGAATCGGGGTCTCTTAGGACATGTGCCCAACTTCGCCAACACAAGCTCTTTAGAGGCAATGATGCTAGATGGGACCAATTTCTACTTTGCACAACCGAGCTCTTTTAGCAATTTCAAGTATTTGAAAGTGTTAAGCCTTGATGTGAGTTTTGTTCATGTGGAGCCTCAACCTTCACTCAGTATTCTCAGGTCTGTTCAGCATTTGGAACTATCTCAGATGGACTCTACAAGAAATTTAGGGCCCATTTTTTCATGGATTGAAGACCTGCAAAATTTGCGAACCTTAAAACTCCACAGGGTTAACTTCGCAgaaacatcttcatcttcaattgCCAAACTCAAGAGCTTGAGAAGCCTGACATTCTCTGAGTGCAGCTTCACTAGGCCACTACTATCAACTTTAGGTAATCTAGTAAATTTGAGAAGCTTGGAGATTTTCAATTGCATATTTGGTGGTCCAATACCATCTGCAATTGGCAACCTCACAAACTTGAGAAGTTTGAAAATCAATGGATGCAACTTTTTTGGGTCGATACCATCTTCAATTGGCAATCTGATGAGCCTGAGGAACTTGGAAATAAATTGTATTACCGAATATCTTGATATCCTTGTTGGCTCTTTTGGGCCAATACCAGCTGCAGTTGGCAATCTTAGTAATTTGGAGAGTTTGGATATCAATTACTGTGGGTTTTCTGGGACAATACCAGATGAAGTTGGATTACTCAAGAAGTTGACCGTTCTTCGAATTGGACAGTGTAGCCTCTCTGGACGCATACCAAATTCAATGGTTAACCTAACTCGGCTGATTGATCTAGATCTTTCATCTAATCTCCTCAGCG GGGAGCTTCCAACGTCTCTTTTTACCACTCCACCATTGCAACGCCTAGATATCCACTCCAACCAGCTCTCTGGTTCTATACAAGAATTCAACGTAACTTCTTCACACATGGTGTATGTGGACTTAAGCATAAATCAGTTGACAGGAAATATTCCAGAGTCATTCTTTCAACTCAAAAGTTTGGCATATATCGATATTGGCTGGAATAACTTGGTAGGGGTGGTGGATCTTTCCTCATTTTGGAGGTTGGAAAGTGTCATTTATTTGTGTCTTTCCCACAACGATTTATCGGTCACGGACATGGATGGAGAAGGTAGCAGCTCCCTGTCTACCAATCTCCCTCGAGTTACCAATTTAGGATTAGCAAGTTGCAATTTAACGAGATTTCCAAGTTCATTGGCGCATCTTAACCAAATGTCATCGTTGGACCTGTCATGTAATAGAATCAGTGGAGCTATTCCAAAGTGGATATGGGCGACATGGAACCGTAGCCTTACATACTTGAATCTTTCACACAACATGCTCAGCACTATGCAGCTTAATTCATATGTTCTCCCTTTCAATCGGTTGCATACTCTTGATCTCAGTTCCAATCAGCTTCAGGGGCAGATTCCAATGCCAAGCCCACCAGCAGTTTACTTGTATTACTCAAACAACAGCTTCTCTTCAGTGCTTCCAAACTTCACCCTGTATCTTGCCTACGAGTTCAGAATTTCTAGAAACAACATTAGTGGACATATACCTGACTCAATTTGTGGTTCAGTTATCAGTATCCTTGACCTATCTTTTAACAACTTCAGTGGGCGGATACCTTCATGTCTGATAGAAGATGGTCACGCAAGCGTGTTGAGTTTGCGGGATAATCAATTTGAAGGTGTGCTACCTAACAATATCAAAGATCaatgtaatctccacacattagACTTGAACAACAATAAGATCAAAGGGAAGCTTTCAATGACGCTTACCAAGTGCTTGCAGCTTGAGTTCCTTGACATAGGAAATAATCGCATGGTAGGAACTTTCCCGTCATGGTTGGGGAAGCTTCCCGTACTTCGTGTCCTTGTCTTGAGATCCAACCGATTCTATGGCTCCATGGGTGGTTATCTTGACAGAGATGACAAATCTGGAGAATACTTCTCTAGCTTGCAGATTCTTGATCTTGCCTCGAACAATTTCTTTGGTAATTTGAGTTCACATTTGTTTGAGGGTTTGGAATCAATGATGACAGAGATGAACACTACAGGTCATATTGTGACTTATGAAGGTGGATTTCATGGCCATCCATATCAAGATACTGTCACAATAGCGTATAAAAGCATCTATAGGACATTTGATAAGATCTTGACCACTTTAACAACAATTGACCTGTCGAATAATTCATTTGATGGTGCCATTCCTGAATCACTTGGTAGACTTGTTTCCCTTCATGTATTGAACTTGTCAAGCAACGCCTTCACAGGTCATATTCCACATGAACTTGGCAGGATGACTCAACTAGAATCACTAGACCTGTCTAGGAACCAGCTTTCTGGTGATATACCGGAGGAGTTAACAAATCTCAACTTTGTTGGTATCTTGAACTTGTGCAACAATCAGTTGGTGGGAAAGATACCTCGGTCAGGTCAATTTTCAACATTCCAAAACAGTTCATTTGAAGGCAATCTCGGGCTGTGTGGACCGCCATTATCCAACCCATGCAGCTTTTCCCCTGCTCCTCCTAGTGTGGCACATGTGGAAAAGTCATCTAATGTGGATGtcatgttgtttctcttcatcgggTTGGGCTTCGGCACCGGATTCGCAGTGGCCATTCTGCTGAGATGTGGTCGGACCGACAAATGTTTGGTTAAATCTGCAAGAGGTTTGCGGACCTGA